The Bicyclus anynana chromosome 12, ilBicAnyn1.1, whole genome shotgun sequence genomic interval TGAACTAGGCCTACAGATTACAGTGGAGGATTATTTTGTATCCTCTTTGAGTGTTTGTTATCGATTGAGAAGTGAAAACggaagtgaaataaaaaattgacTTGCTCCATTGTCTATGGACAATTCCTCATTACGTAAACTACGACAAGCaccgattttttaaaagaaattattttctattgCACATTCCGACGAACATTTGAAAAACGAACATGTTTTCTACCGTTGGTAGAGCTGGTCTCCTGGCCACGAGAACGGTAGTAAACAACTCCTTGGCTGAGAAGACTCCATTGGTTGCCGGAGCCCTAGTGAACAAACGTGACTATGCAGCCAAAGCCGCAGCCGCAGGAAAAGGGTCAGGTAAGGTGGTGGCAGTCATCGGTGCTGTCGTGGACGTTCAATTTGACGATAATCTTCCGCCTATCCTAAATGCCCTGGAAGTTCAAAACCGAACGCCTAGACTCGTCCTCGAGGTGGCACAGCACTTGGGTGAAAACACCGTACGTACTATTGCCATGGACGGTACTGAGGGTCTCGTCCGTGGACAACCTGTCCACGACTCCGGCTCACCCATTCGTATTCCTGTCGGCGCTGAAACTCTCGGTCGCATCATCAACGTCATCGGAGAACCTATTGACGAGCGCGGCCCCATCCCCACCGACAAAACTGCCGCCATCCACGCCGAAGCCCCCGAATTCGTCGAAATGTCCGTGCAGCAGGAGATTCTAGTAACGGGTATCAAGGTCGTCGACCTCCTCGCCCCATATGCCAAAGGAGGCAAGATCGGTCTGTTCGGCGGCGCCGGTGTCGGCAAGACCGTACTCATCATGGAGCTGATCAACAACGTCGCCAAGGCTCACGGAGGTTACTCCGTGTTCGCCGGCGTCGGGGAGCGCACCCGCGAGGGTAACGACTTGTACCATGAAATGATTGAGTCCGGAGTCATCTCCCTGAAGGACAAGACTTCCAAGGTAGCTCTTGTGTATGGTCAGATGAACGAGCCCCCCGGCGCCCGCGCCCGTGTGGCTCTCACCGGGTTGACTGTGGCTGAGTACTTCCGTGATCAAGAGGGCCAGGATGTGCTGCTCTTCATTGACAACATCTTCCGTTTCACTCAGGCCGGTTCAGAGGTGTCTGCTCTGCTGGGTCGTATTCCATCTGCTGTGGGTTACCAGCCCACGCTGGCCACAGACATGGGTACCATGCAGGAGCGTATCACCACCACCAAAAAGGGTTCCATCACCTCTGTACAGGCTATCTATGTGCCAGCTGATGACTTGACTGACCCTGCCCCAGCCACCACTTTTGCTCACTTGGACGCCACCACTGTGCTGTCTCGTGCTATTGCTGAGCTCGGCATCTACCCTGCTGTGGACCCTCTCGACTCTACATCTCGTATCATGGACCCCAACATCATTGGCGCCGAGCACTACAATGTGGCACGTGGTGTTCAGAAGATTCTACAGGACTACAAGTCACTTCAGGACATCATTGCTATCCTGGGTATGGATGAGTTGTCTGAGGAAGACAAGCTGACTGTAGCACGTGCACGTAAGATCCAGAGGTTCCTGTCACAGCCCTTCCAGGTTGCCGAGGTATTCACTGGACACGCTGGAAAACTTGTACCTTTGGAGGAAACCATCAAAGGTTTCTCAAAAATCCTCCAGGGCGAGTATGATCATTTACCAGAAGTAGCATTCTACATGGTGGGCCCTATTGAAGAAGTTGTAGCAAAGGCTGAAACTCTAGCCAAGAGTGCATAAATGTGTACTGAGAACTGATATTAGTGCAATAGTTATCTAAACActcatgttatttattattattaaactattgtACTGTATGTTAGggacaaaattaataaaataataataccatCTATCATGCAATACCTAGTGATTTATAAAGCAattaaagaaactaaatatttttatgtgattttatttaattcccaTTAATGGATTTTTGAACCCTTCACCTGTTGGTCTTAAGTCTGTCTCTGCTCAGTTTTTTTCTGGTTACGAATGGACCTGGcatgtgaatccatggaatttCGTGTTCTAGTGAACTGAATATATCAGGtgtgtttgtattttaaacTGAAAGTATACCAAACAGAAACATGAATAAATCATGTCTGAGTGATAGGTAAGTAATAGGTTTATGTCACCTCCCTATAATATCACTAAATTGAATAACATTCATTGTATTTCTGTTGTGCTGATGTCTTCTCAACACTACATCCACAGCCCAAACggtcttccgaaaatagaataacCTGTCCTGTATCTTGATCTTACTGTCGTGTTCACGagatacagggataaaatataacctatgacacttacaaataacgtagctttctattaaagttttaaaatcggttctagTGATTCAGTGATCCTACAATCTTACAA includes:
- the LOC112048948 gene encoding ATP synthase subunit beta, mitochondrial-like, translating into MFSTVGRAGLLATRTVVNNSLAEKTPLVAGALVNKRDYAAKAAAAGKGSGKVVAVIGAVVDVQFDDNLPPILNALEVQNRTPRLVLEVAQHLGENTVRTIAMDGTEGLVRGQPVHDSGSPIRIPVGAETLGRIINVIGEPIDERGPIPTDKTAAIHAEAPEFVEMSVQQEILVTGIKVVDLLAPYAKGGKIGLFGGAGVGKTVLIMELINNVAKAHGGYSVFAGVGERTREGNDLYHEMIESGVISLKDKTSKVALVYGQMNEPPGARARVALTGLTVAEYFRDQEGQDVLLFIDNIFRFTQAGSEVSALLGRIPSAVGYQPTLATDMGTMQERITTTKKGSITSVQAIYVPADDLTDPAPATTFAHLDATTVLSRAIAELGIYPAVDPLDSTSRIMDPNIIGAEHYNVARGVQKILQDYKSLQDIIAILGMDELSEEDKLTVARARKIQRFLSQPFQVAEVFTGHAGKLVPLEETIKGFSKILQGEYDHLPEVAFYMVGPIEEVVAKAETLAKSA